CCGCCGCTCGAAGGAGTCCGCGACCAGGGCGGTCACCCCGCCGACCAGGATCGTCCGGGCCAGCGTGACGCGGTTCGCGGGGCCGAACGCCCCGGTCCACGACCGGCGCAGCGCGAGGGTCAGCACCACCCAGGTGACCACCGCGAACGCGGAGCCCGTCAGCCACCCCGTGGTGCCCATGCCGACCGCCCGGCAGAGCACCTCCAGTACCAGCAGCTGCACGCCCATCCCCGCCGTGGTGTCCGGTGCGAACGGCCTTGTGTCGTAGCGCTCTTGTACGGCCACCGTGCCTCCCTCGACTTGTGGCGCAGTCGATGGGCGCCGCGTATGGTGTCGGCGTCCTCATGATCTCCAGCATCAACGAACCCCCGTCGTAGCGTCCAGGAGGATCCCGATGCCGCGCGTCGCTTGTGCCTTTTGGCTAAGCGCTCCAGGTCGGGGCGCGATCCGTACGGAGCCGCTGCCGGAGCCCGGCCCCGACGAGGTGCTGGTGCGCACGCTCTGCTCCGGGGTGAGCCGCGGCACCGAGACCCTGGTCTTCCGCGGCGGTGTGCCCGAGAGCCAGCACGAGGCGATGCGCGCGCCCTTCCAGGACGGCGACTTCCCCGCCCCGGTCAAGTACGGCTACCTCAACGTCGGCGTCGTCGAGGAGGGACCGCCCGCGCTGCGCGGCCGCACGGTCTTCTGCCTCTATCCGCACCAGACGCACTACGTCGTCCCGGCGAGCGCCGTCACCCCCGTACCGGACGCCGTGCCCGCCGCCCGCGCCGTGCTGGCGGGCACGGTGGAGACCGCGGTGAACGCCCTGTGGGACGCCGCGCCGCTGGTGGGGGACCGGGTCGCGGTGATCGGCGCGGGCATGGTCGGCTGCAGCGTCGCGGCCCTGCTCGCCCGCTACCCGGCGGTGCGGGTGCAGTTGGTCGACGCCGACCCGGCGCGCGCGGCCACCGCCGAGGCGCTGGGCGTCGACTTCGCGCTGCCCGCGGACGCCCGCGGCGACTGCGATCTCGTGGTGCACGCCAGCGCCACCGAGGAGGGCCTGGCCCGCGCGCTGGAACTGCTCGCTCCGGAAGGCACCGTCCTCGAACTGAGCTGGTACGGGGACCGGCGGGTCAGCCTGCCGCTGGGGGAGGCGTTCCACTCCCGCCGGCTGGTGGTCCGCAGCAGCCAGGTGGGGGCCCTCTCCCCGGCCCGGCGGGCCCGCCGCAGCTACGCCGACCGGCTCGCGCTCGCCCTCGAACTCCTCGCCGACCCCGCCTTCGACGCGCTGGTCACCGGCGAATCCGCCTTCGAGGACCTGCCGTCGGTGCTGCCCCGGCTCGCCTCCGGCGACCTGCCGGCGCTCTGCCACCGCATCCGGTACGCGCCGTCGGACGGATCGTAGGAGCGCCCCGGAGGCAGCATCGCAAACCGGCCCGAACCGCCCCCCACGACCCCTCGCCGACACCGTCCCGAGACGCCCGCCGACACCCGCACTGAGACCGACATCACACCGGAGGAACGCCCGTGTTCAGCATCACCGTCCGCGATCACCTGATGGTCGCGCACAGCTTCCGGGGCGCCGTCTTCGGGCCCGCGCAGCGTCTGCACGGCGCGACCTTCATCGTGGACGCCACCTTCCGCCGCCCGGAGCTGGACGCGGACAACATCGTCGTCGACATCGGCCTGGCCACGCAGGAACTCGGCGGTGTGGTCGGTGAGTTGAACTACCGCAACCTCGACGACGAGCCGGCCTTCGCCGGCGTCAACACCTCGACCGAGGCCCTGGCCAAGGTCATCGCCGACCGGCTCGCCGAGCGCGTCCACGCCGGCAACCTCGGCGAGAGTGCCCGCGAACTGACCGGCATATCGGTCACCTTGCATGAATCGCACATCGCCTGGGCGACCTACGAGCGCACTCTGTGACGCACACCGGCGCC
The sequence above is a segment of the Streptomyces lydicus genome. Coding sequences within it:
- a CDS encoding 6-pyruvoyl trahydropterin synthase family protein; its protein translation is MFSITVRDHLMVAHSFRGAVFGPAQRLHGATFIVDATFRRPELDADNIVVDIGLATQELGGVVGELNYRNLDDEPAFAGVNTSTEALAKVIADRLAERVHAGNLGESARELTGISVTLHESHIAWATYERTL
- a CDS encoding zinc-dependent alcohol dehydrogenase, translated to MPRVACAFWLSAPGRGAIRTEPLPEPGPDEVLVRTLCSGVSRGTETLVFRGGVPESQHEAMRAPFQDGDFPAPVKYGYLNVGVVEEGPPALRGRTVFCLYPHQTHYVVPASAVTPVPDAVPAARAVLAGTVETAVNALWDAAPLVGDRVAVIGAGMVGCSVAALLARYPAVRVQLVDADPARAATAEALGVDFALPADARGDCDLVVHASATEEGLARALELLAPEGTVLELSWYGDRRVSLPLGEAFHSRRLVVRSSQVGALSPARRARRSYADRLALALELLADPAFDALVTGESAFEDLPSVLPRLASGDLPALCHRIRYAPSDGS